In the Thermodesulfovibrio yellowstonii DSM 11347 genome, one interval contains:
- the lpxC gene encoding UDP-3-O-acyl-N-acetylglucosamine deacetylase yields MPFQKTIKSEISLTGIGIHTGKKINLNLIPAQRDTGIVFYRKDRNFPIKAKLPFVVDTSFATTLGVDGIKIRTVEHLLATLHVFGITNVFIEIDSSEIPVMDGSAIDFTKAILKAGIAKQGKTVSLFKITKPVYYEESHSKIFAKPYRGFKITYKIFYEHPLIMEQSLSIEINEQNFLNDIAPARTFGFLKDINYLLKNGFAKGGSLDNALVLDEKGVVGGNLRFKDEFVRHKILDAIGDLSLIGYPIQGHFIIEKGGHTSHINFLRKLIETGCYELAEEPYFNFQLSAQAV; encoded by the coding sequence ATGCCATTTCAGAAAACTATAAAATCAGAAATTTCATTAACAGGGATAGGAATACACACAGGGAAGAAAATTAATCTCAATCTCATTCCAGCTCAAAGAGATACAGGGATAGTATTCTACAGGAAAGACAGAAACTTTCCAATTAAAGCAAAGCTTCCATTTGTTGTTGATACATCTTTTGCAACTACATTGGGAGTTGATGGAATAAAAATAAGAACTGTGGAGCATTTACTTGCTACCCTTCATGTCTTTGGAATAACAAATGTTTTTATAGAAATTGATAGTTCAGAAATTCCTGTAATGGATGGAAGTGCAATTGATTTTACAAAAGCAATTCTGAAAGCAGGCATTGCAAAACAAGGTAAAACTGTATCTTTATTTAAAATTACAAAACCTGTATATTATGAAGAGTCGCATTCAAAAATATTTGCGAAACCTTATAGAGGTTTTAAAATAACTTATAAAATCTTCTATGAACATCCATTGATTATGGAACAGTCACTGAGTATAGAAATTAATGAACAAAATTTCCTCAATGATATAGCACCTGCAAGAACATTCGGATTTTTAAAAGATATTAATTATTTACTTAAAAATGGTTTTGCAAAAGGTGGCTCTCTTGATAATGCTCTTGTGCTTGATGAAAAAGGAGTTGTTGGAGGAAACCTGAGATTTAAAGACGAGTTTGTAAGACATAAAATTCTTGATGCAATTGGCGATTTATCTTTAATTGGGTATCCTATTCAAGGACACTTCATAATTGAAAAAGGTGGACATACATCACATATTAACTTTTTAAGAAAACTTATTGAAACTGGTTGCTATGAGTTAGCAGAAGAGCCTTATTTTAATTTTCAACTTTCAGCACAAGCTGTATAA
- a CDS encoding TldD/PmbA family protein, with product MEFFNDILNNLKGDYVDIFFEEKTTNQLQMEENKIQKCSAIIDKGLGVRLIIGEKIFYAYTNDITKNGIAELISSLKNYKHAGSCINLKKFSSPNQFFIKRNPQDVNILEKIKFVKKANDTSWIQNKKITQVKVFYSDMIQKIKVANSEGYFAEEERIYTLFLVHAIASENETIQTGYEAVGGLKGIELFEEISPEEIAIKATKRAIMMLKAKRIKGGRMPVVISSEAGGTMIHEAVGHGLEADLVQEGISVYSGKLGDKVASEFITVIDDPTLPNMRGSYIFDDEGTPSQRTILVENGVLVNYLYDKYTSMKEGKASTGNGRRQSYEHYPIPRMSNTFIAPGNHSPEEIVRSVDKGLFVKKMGGGQVNTVTGEFVFEVQEGYLIEKGLIGEPIRGALLIGTGQEILKNIDMVGSDLGFSIGTCGKNAQGVPVTDGMPTIRIPEIVVGGQA from the coding sequence ATGGAGTTTTTTAATGACATACTAAATAACTTGAAGGGTGATTATGTAGATATATTTTTTGAAGAAAAAACTACAAATCAGCTTCAGATGGAAGAAAATAAAATTCAGAAATGCTCTGCTATTATTGATAAAGGTTTGGGAGTTAGATTAATTATAGGTGAAAAAATATTTTATGCATATACAAATGATATTACAAAAAATGGGATTGCTGAATTAATATCATCCTTGAAAAATTACAAACATGCAGGAAGTTGTATCAATTTAAAAAAATTTTCTTCTCCAAATCAATTTTTCATAAAAAGGAATCCGCAGGATGTCAACATTTTAGAAAAAATTAAATTTGTTAAAAAAGCAAATGATACATCATGGATACAGAACAAAAAAATAACACAGGTAAAAGTTTTCTACTCTGACATGATACAAAAAATAAAAGTTGCAAACTCTGAAGGATATTTTGCTGAAGAAGAGAGGATTTATACACTATTCCTGGTACATGCCATTGCATCAGAAAATGAAACTATTCAGACAGGTTATGAAGCAGTTGGAGGATTAAAAGGAATAGAACTTTTTGAAGAAATATCACCTGAAGAAATTGCAATTAAAGCTACTAAACGAGCTATTATGATGTTAAAAGCAAAGAGAATTAAAGGTGGACGCATGCCTGTTGTAATATCTTCAGAGGCTGGAGGAACAATGATACATGAAGCAGTCGGGCATGGTCTGGAAGCAGACCTTGTTCAAGAGGGAATTTCTGTATATAGCGGAAAACTTGGTGATAAGGTTGCCTCGGAATTTATAACAGTTATAGATGATCCTACTCTTCCTAATATGAGAGGCTCATATATTTTTGATGATGAAGGAACTCCATCTCAAAGAACTATTTTAGTTGAAAATGGAGTTCTGGTTAACTATCTTTATGATAAATATACATCAATGAAAGAAGGGAAAGCCTCTACAGGAAATGGTAGAAGACAATCATATGAACATTATCCAATTCCAAGAATGAGTAATACATTTATTGCACCAGGGAATCATTCTCCTGAGGAAATAGTCCGTTCAGTTGATAAAGGACTTTTTGTTAAAAAAATGGGCGGGGGTCAGGTAAATACCGTAACAGGAGAATTTGTTTTTGAAGTTCAGGAAGGATATTTAATTGAAAAAGGGTTAATTGGAGAACCTATAAGGGGAGCATTATTAATTGGCACAGGACAAGAAATTTTAAAGAATATTGATATGGTAGGAAGCGACTTAGGATTTTCAATCGGGACATGTGGAAAAAATGCTCAAGGAGTTCCTGTCACTGATGGCATGCCAACAATAAGAATTCCTGAGATTGTTGTTGGAGGACAAGCATAA
- the recN gene encoding DNA repair protein RecN, giving the protein MIEELRIKNFAIIDSLVVPLSKGFNVITGETGAGKSIIVDAIGILLKEKVPAVDFIKHGKNEANIEVIIYDTNEKESVFEDEALILKKILSIQGKTKTYINDSAFTVNEFVKIASRLINIHGQHEHTHLLKKENHILFFDTIAKLKQEVERFNQLYMDVQSLKQELEKISKEIALKKQRIELLQFQVAEIKNAKLKEGEEEELIEQRQILKNVLKLKELAESSFSLLYEDRNSVHTNLSKILNLLKELSKFDSKAEEVKSLIESALTQSEEAVYMLRKLKETYEPDPATLENIEERLTLINKLKIKYGSTIKEIIEYAKEAEKELNIISVSEEDLKTKENKLEKLLDEMISQANKLSAKRKSVKNKIEEEIINELKFLGFLHPLFEIKISEKELSLNGKDDVEFYFSSNPGEPPKPLIKIASGGELSRLMLALKCVELKLAKNSLKSMTLIFDEIDAGIGGTVAENIGRRLKELSNHHQVICVTHLPQIAAQAQHHLKVEKVILDNKTLVKIDVLTGIKRKEEIARMLSGRITESSIFHAEELLESK; this is encoded by the coding sequence ATGATTGAAGAACTGAGAATCAAAAATTTTGCAATAATTGATAGTCTTGTAGTTCCGTTAAGTAAAGGTTTTAATGTCATTACTGGTGAAACAGGAGCAGGAAAGTCAATTATTGTAGATGCCATTGGTATTTTACTAAAGGAAAAAGTTCCTGCAGTTGATTTTATTAAACATGGTAAAAATGAGGCAAATATTGAAGTTATTATTTATGATACAAATGAAAAAGAATCGGTATTTGAAGATGAAGCCTTAATTTTAAAAAAGATTCTCAGCATTCAGGGCAAAACAAAAACATACATAAATGATTCTGCTTTTACAGTTAATGAATTTGTAAAAATTGCTTCCAGACTGATAAACATTCATGGACAACATGAGCATACTCATCTTTTAAAAAAAGAAAATCACATACTATTCTTTGATACTATTGCTAAGTTAAAACAAGAAGTGGAAAGATTTAATCAACTTTACATGGATGTTCAATCACTCAAACAGGAATTGGAAAAAATAAGTAAAGAGATTGCATTAAAAAAGCAAAGAATAGAACTTTTGCAGTTTCAGGTTGCAGAAATAAAAAATGCAAAGTTAAAAGAAGGAGAGGAAGAAGAACTTATAGAACAAAGACAGATTCTTAAAAATGTTCTAAAACTTAAAGAACTCGCAGAATCAAGCTTTAGCCTTCTTTACGAAGATAGAAATTCAGTGCATACTAATCTATCAAAAATTTTAAATCTTCTTAAGGAGTTATCAAAATTTGATTCAAAAGCAGAGGAAGTAAAAAGTTTGATTGAATCAGCTCTGACACAAAGCGAAGAAGCAGTCTATATGTTAAGAAAACTTAAAGAAACTTATGAGCCAGACCCTGCAACATTAGAGAACATTGAAGAAAGACTTACACTGATCAACAAACTCAAAATAAAATATGGTTCAACGATTAAAGAAATCATAGAATATGCGAAAGAAGCTGAAAAGGAGTTAAATATTATCTCAGTTTCTGAAGAAGACTTAAAAACAAAGGAAAATAAATTAGAAAAACTTTTAGATGAAATGATTTCACAAGCAAATAAACTTTCTGCTAAAAGAAAATCTGTCAAAAATAAAATTGAAGAAGAAATCATTAATGAGCTTAAATTTCTCGGCTTTTTACATCCATTATTTGAAATAAAAATTAGTGAAAAAGAACTATCTCTAAATGGAAAAGATGATGTAGAATTTTATTTTTCTTCAAATCCTGGCGAACCCCCAAAACCTTTAATTAAAATTGCCTCTGGAGGTGAACTTTCAAGGCTTATGCTTGCCCTTAAATGCGTTGAACTTAAACTGGCAAAAAATTCTCTAAAATCAATGACCCTTATATTTGATGAAATTGATGCAGGAATTGGTGGAACAGTTGCAGAAAATATTGGTAGAAGACTTAAAGAACTTTCAAATCATCATCAAGTAATTTGTGTAACTCATCTTCCTCAGATAGCTGCTCAAGCTCAGCACCATTTAAAAGTAGAAAAAGTTATTCTTGATAATAAAACATTGGTAAAGATAGATGTGCTTACGGGCATAAAAAGAAAAGAAGAAATTGCCAGAATGTTAAGTGGACGTATTACAGAAAGCTCAATTTTTCATGCAGAGGAACTCCTTGAGAGTAAATAA
- the dapA gene encoding 4-hydroxy-tetrahydrodipicolinate synthase codes for MFKGSMVAIVTPFKKGKIDEKAFEKLIEWHIKEGTHGIVPCGTTGEASTLDYEEHYKVIEITVKVVNKRIPVIAGTGSNSTDEAIMITKKAEKLGADAALLVTPYYNKPTQEGLYRHYKEIADKTGIPLILYNVPGRTSVNILPQTVARLAEHPRIVGIKEATGDMKQVSELIRLCGDKITVLSGDDFTNLTLLALGGKGAISVTANICPKDMAELFNAWEKGDIEHARKLHYKLEPLNKAMFIETNPIPVKTALAMMGKIKEEFRLPLCEMSQTNKEKLAEVLRSAGLIK; via the coding sequence ATGTTTAAAGGTTCAATGGTAGCAATTGTGACTCCCTTTAAAAAAGGAAAAATTGATGAGAAAGCCTTTGAAAAACTCATAGAATGGCATATTAAAGAAGGAACTCATGGAATTGTTCCTTGTGGTACAACAGGTGAGGCTTCTACTCTTGACTATGAAGAACATTATAAGGTTATTGAAATTACTGTAAAAGTTGTTAACAAACGAATTCCTGTTATTGCAGGCACAGGTTCAAACTCAACTGATGAAGCAATAATGATTACAAAAAAAGCAGAAAAACTTGGTGCAGATGCTGCTTTACTTGTAACACCTTACTATAATAAGCCAACTCAGGAAGGGCTCTATCGTCATTACAAAGAAATCGCTGATAAAACAGGAATTCCACTTATTCTTTACAATGTTCCTGGAAGAACTTCAGTCAATATACTGCCTCAAACAGTAGCACGACTTGCTGAACATCCAAGAATTGTCGGAATAAAAGAAGCTACAGGAGATATGAAACAGGTAAGTGAACTTATAAGACTATGTGGTGATAAAATTACAGTTCTTAGCGGAGATGATTTTACAAATCTCACACTTCTTGCACTTGGTGGCAAAGGTGCTATTTCTGTTACAGCAAATATCTGCCCTAAGGACATGGCAGAACTCTTTAATGCATGGGAAAAAGGAGACATTGAACATGCAAGAAAGCTTCATTACAAACTTGAACCATTAAATAAAGCTATGTTCATTGAGACAAATCCTATTCCAGTTAAAACAGCTCTCGCAATGATGGGTAAAATAAAAGAAGAATTTAGACTTCCTCTCTGTGAAATGTCTCAGACAAATAAAGAAAAACTTGCAGAGGTTCTGCGTAGCGCTGGTTTAATTAAATAA
- a CDS encoding nitroreductase family protein, which yields MQDIFEIIKTRRSIRKYKKEIPPEDLIKKCIEAALYAPSAKNSQPWYFMLIKDREKIKELAKAQPFTKFLEAAPYVVVAIADDKKSNHWLEDMGCALMAFLLEAHSLGLGACWGAIYNPENRDRENYVRSLIDIPENLRVVACIGIGYPDETPYPKKIKSIDEAIIKVI from the coding sequence ATGCAAGATATTTTTGAAATAATAAAAACTCGTAGAAGCATCAGAAAATATAAAAAAGAAATTCCTCCAGAGGATTTAATTAAAAAATGCATTGAAGCAGCACTTTATGCTCCTTCAGCAAAAAATTCACAACCGTGGTATTTTATGCTTATTAAAGATAGAGAAAAAATTAAAGAACTTGCAAAAGCTCAACCATTTACAAAGTTTCTTGAAGCTGCTCCTTATGTAGTTGTAGCGATTGCAGACGATAAAAAGAGTAATCATTGGCTTGAGGATATGGGATGTGCATTAATGGCATTTTTACTTGAAGCTCATTCATTAGGATTAGGAGCCTGTTGGGGTGCGATTTATAATCCAGAAAATAGAGATAGAGAAAACTATGTGAGAAGTCTAATTGATATTCCAGAGAATCTTAGAGTTGTTGCCTGCATTGGCATAGGTTATCCTGATGAAACTCCTTATCCAAAGAAAATTAAAAGCATTGATGAAGCAATAATAAAAGTAATTTAA
- a CDS encoding pyridoxal-phosphate-dependent aminotransferase family protein: protein MILKRYLLAPGPTPVPPEVLLSMAMPVIHHRSPDFLPILDSAKRGLQWIYQTKNDVLILCSTGTGAMVAAVNNFFSPGEKVLVINGGKFGERWVKIAQAYGLEVIEIPVEWGYSVDVNRVEEELKKHSDIKGVLIQASETSTGVYHDIESVGKIVKNYEDTLFIVDSISALVAHDIKTDEWAIDVMVSGSQKGFMLPPGLAFISVSDKAWKRNEKSKTPRFYFNLKKERENLAKNQTNFTSAVSLIIGLNEALKLMQKEGLENIFRRHSILAHATREAVKEIGLKLFPKGVPSNAVTAIEAPQGIDGQVIYKTLREKHGITAAGGQDKLKGKVFRFAHLGYADKFDVIVGISALEMTLNELGYPVTFGKGVAKAEEIFSKEDKK from the coding sequence ATGATTTTGAAAAGATATTTACTTGCACCCGGACCCACACCAGTTCCACCAGAAGTTCTTCTCAGTATGGCAATGCCAGTTATTCACCATCGTAGCCCTGATTTTTTACCTATTCTTGATTCAGCTAAAAGAGGGCTACAGTGGATTTATCAAACAAAAAATGATGTTTTAATTCTCTGTTCCACCGGTACAGGTGCAATGGTTGCTGCTGTAAATAACTTTTTTTCTCCTGGCGAAAAGGTTCTTGTAATAAATGGTGGTAAATTTGGCGAAAGATGGGTTAAGATTGCTCAGGCTTATGGATTAGAAGTTATAGAAATACCTGTAGAATGGGGATACTCTGTTGATGTTAATAGGGTTGAAGAGGAATTAAAAAAACATTCTGATATTAAGGGTGTTTTGATTCAGGCAAGCGAAACTTCCACAGGAGTTTATCATGATATTGAATCTGTTGGAAAAATAGTCAAAAATTATGAGGACACACTCTTTATAGTAGACTCTATATCTGCTCTCGTTGCCCATGATATAAAAACTGATGAGTGGGCAATTGATGTAATGGTAAGTGGTTCACAGAAAGGATTTATGTTACCTCCGGGGCTTGCTTTTATAAGTGTAAGTGACAAGGCATGGAAAAGAAATGAGAAATCAAAAACTCCAAGATTTTATTTCAATCTAAAAAAAGAAAGAGAAAATCTTGCTAAAAATCAAACAAACTTTACATCAGCTGTATCTCTAATTATTGGTCTTAATGAAGCATTAAAACTTATGCAGAAAGAAGGACTTGAAAACATATTCCGTAGACATTCTATTTTGGCTCATGCAACAAGAGAAGCTGTAAAAGAAATTGGATTAAAACTATTTCCAAAAGGAGTTCCAAGCAATGCTGTTACTGCTATAGAAGCACCACAAGGAATTGATGGACAGGTTATATATAAAACTTTAAGGGAAAAACATGGTATTACAGCAGCTGGAGGACAGGATAAACTTAAAGGTAAAGTTTTTCGTTTTGCTCATCTTGGATATGCTGATAAATTTGATGTAATTGTGGGTATTTCAGCTCTTGAAATGACATTAAACGAACTCGGATATCCTGTTACTTTTGGTAAAGGAGTTGCAAAGGCAGAAGAAATTTTCTCTAAGGAGGATAAAAAGTGA
- the serA gene encoding phosphoglycerate dehydrogenase: protein MKVLVSDSISSKGVEILKKAGFEVDVKTGLKPEELKSIIGEYDALIIRSATKVTAEIIDAADKLKVIGRAGTGVDNVDKIAATKKGIVVMNTPGGNTITTAEHAIAMLFSLARRIPQATASMKSGKWEKKKFMGVELYNKTIGIIGLGRIGSEVAKRTQCMGMNVLAYDPFLSDERAEELGITKTDLDKIFAEADFITIHTPLTSETKYLINKNTIEKMKKGVYIINCARGGIVNEKDLYDAIQSGKVAGAALDVFEKEPPEEGYALITDERVICTPHLGASTLEAQENVAVAIAEQVVDYLINGTIRNAVNFPSIPFDQVPLIRPYLVLLERMGSFVSQIFTKSIKQVQIEYLGEISNLNTQALTAAALKGILDPILGEPVNYVNASFIAKERGIEVREIKGKEAGDYQSLVRITLISKDDRAVIAGTLLSRKDPRIVQINDISMEIIPEGNMIFLRNHDRPGVIGNIGTLLGQNNINIGHMHFGRKEAGGIAFSVISVDATLTDDIIEKIKQLPNVLEVRPVYISVH, encoded by the coding sequence GTGAAAGTTCTTGTTAGCGACAGCATTTCTTCTAAAGGAGTGGAAATTTTAAAAAAAGCAGGCTTTGAAGTTGATGTCAAAACAGGGCTTAAACCAGAAGAGCTAAAATCCATCATAGGTGAATATGATGCTTTAATTATTAGGAGTGCAACAAAAGTAACAGCTGAAATCATAGATGCTGCAGATAAACTTAAAGTCATTGGTAGAGCTGGGACAGGTGTTGATAATGTAGATAAAATTGCTGCCACTAAAAAAGGAATTGTTGTAATGAACACTCCAGGTGGAAATACTATTACAACTGCTGAACATGCTATTGCGATGCTCTTTTCTCTTGCACGAAGAATTCCTCAGGCTACAGCATCTATGAAATCAGGCAAATGGGAAAAGAAAAAATTTATGGGAGTTGAACTTTATAATAAAACCATAGGAATCATCGGACTCGGAAGAATAGGTTCTGAAGTTGCAAAAAGAACTCAGTGCATGGGAATGAATGTTTTAGCTTATGACCCTTTTCTAAGTGATGAAAGAGCAGAAGAGCTTGGAATAACAAAAACAGACCTTGACAAGATATTTGCTGAAGCTGATTTTATAACAATTCATACTCCATTAACTTCTGAAACAAAATATTTGATAAACAAAAATACAATTGAAAAGATGAAAAAAGGAGTTTATATAATTAACTGTGCACGTGGCGGAATAGTTAATGAAAAAGACCTTTATGACGCAATTCAGTCAGGAAAAGTAGCCGGTGCAGCCCTTGATGTTTTTGAAAAAGAACCACCTGAAGAAGGCTATGCACTTATTACAGACGAGAGGGTAATATGTACGCCTCATCTTGGTGCTTCTACATTAGAAGCTCAGGAAAATGTTGCTGTTGCCATCGCAGAACAAGTTGTAGACTATTTAATCAATGGAACTATTAGAAACGCTGTAAACTTCCCATCAATTCCTTTTGATCAGGTACCGCTTATTCGCCCTTATCTTGTACTTCTTGAAAGAATGGGAAGCTTTGTATCGCAGATATTCACTAAGAGCATAAAGCAAGTTCAAATTGAATATCTTGGTGAAATTTCAAATCTTAATACTCAAGCCTTAACTGCTGCAGCATTAAAGGGGATTTTAGATCCAATACTTGGGGAACCTGTCAACTATGTTAATGCTTCATTCATTGCAAAAGAAAGAGGTATAGAAGTTAGAGAGATAAAAGGTAAAGAAGCTGGGGATTACCAGAGCCTTGTTAGAATAACATTGATATCTAAGGATGATAGGGCGGTTATAGCTGGGACACTTCTAAGCAGAAAAGATCCACGAATAGTTCAGATTAATGATATTTCTATGGAAATTATACCTGAGGGGAATATGATTTTCTTAAGAAATCATGATCGCCCAGGTGTCATTGGCAATATAGGAACACTTCTTGGACAGAATAATATCAATATTGGACATATGCATTTTGGGAGAAAGGAAGCAGGTGGTATAGCTTTTTCTGTTATAAGCGTTGATGCTACACTTACAGATGATATTATTGAAAAAATTAAACAACTTCCTAATGTTCTGGAAGTAAGACCAGTTTATATTTCTGTTCATTAA
- a CDS encoding adenylosuccinate synthase yields MSTVVIIGAQWGDEGKGKIVDFLTEKCDYVVRFQGGCNAGHTVVVGEEKYILHLIPSGILHKNKKCIIGNGVVLDPSGLLKEIETLTQKGVEIDNNLYIAKHCHLIMPYHVAIEEQSEKKKKIGTTKKGIGPCYTDKIARNGVRMIDLLYPDVLKNKIRANLEIINFLLKNLYNAETLDETEILTQYLNYAEKLKKYIADADILINKAIDSGKKVLFEGAQGTLLDIDHGTYPYVTSSNTIAGGACTGAGVSPRKIDNIIGIVKAYTTRVGEGPFPTEIKDSLGEEIRKRGGEYGATTGRPRRCGWLDLVGLRHAVRVNGFTGLAITKLDILDGIEKLKVCVGYKYGNSILEDFPKEIQILEDCMPVYEEFQGWKESTAGIKNYEKLPDNAKKYLKFIEDSLKVKIQIISTGQKRDEIIIKESPL; encoded by the coding sequence ATGTCCACAGTTGTTATTATAGGAGCGCAATGGGGAGATGAAGGAAAAGGTAAAATAGTTGATTTTTTAACAGAAAAATGTGATTATGTAGTGAGATTTCAAGGAGGTTGTAACGCAGGTCACACTGTTGTAGTAGGAGAGGAAAAGTATATACTTCACCTTATCCCTTCAGGAATTTTGCATAAGAATAAAAAATGCATTATAGGTAATGGAGTAGTCTTAGACCCTTCGGGTTTATTAAAGGAAATTGAGACACTTACACAAAAGGGTGTAGAAATAGACAACAATCTTTATATTGCAAAACACTGCCATCTTATAATGCCTTATCATGTTGCCATAGAAGAGCAGTCTGAAAAAAAGAAAAAAATAGGGACAACTAAAAAGGGTATAGGTCCGTGTTACACAGATAAAATTGCGAGAAACGGAGTTAGAATGATTGATCTGCTTTATCCTGATGTTCTCAAAAATAAAATTAGAGCAAATCTTGAAATAATCAATTTTTTACTCAAAAATTTATATAATGCAGAAACATTAGATGAGACTGAGATACTTACTCAGTATTTAAATTATGCTGAGAAACTTAAAAAATATATTGCTGATGCTGATATTTTAATAAATAAGGCTATAGACAGTGGTAAAAAAGTTCTTTTTGAGGGTGCTCAGGGTACGCTTCTTGATATTGATCATGGAACATATCCTTATGTTACTTCTTCAAATACTATAGCTGGTGGTGCCTGCACAGGAGCAGGTGTAAGTCCAAGAAAAATTGATAATATAATAGGTATTGTAAAAGCTTATACTACAAGAGTTGGAGAAGGACCTTTTCCTACAGAGATAAAAGACTCCCTCGGCGAAGAAATTAGAAAAAGAGGCGGAGAATACGGGGCGACTACAGGAAGACCTCGTAGATGTGGATGGCTTGATCTTGTTGGGCTTAGACATGCTGTTAGAGTTAATGGTTTTACAGGGCTTGCAATAACAAAACTTGACATTCTTGATGGCATAGAAAAATTAAAAGTTTGTGTTGGATATAAATATGGAAACTCAATCTTAGAGGATTTTCCTAAGGAAATTCAGATTCTTGAAGACTGCATGCCTGTATATGAAGAATTTCAGGGCTGGAAGGAAAGCACTGCAGGAATAAAGAATTATGAAAAACTTCCAGATAATGCAAAAAAATATCTTAAATTTATTGAAGATTCCTTAAAAGTTAAAATACAAATAATATCAACAGGTCAAAAGAGAGATGAAATTATCATTAAGGAGTCTCCTTTATGA
- a CDS encoding ComF family protein, which yields MKLSLRSLLYDLVFHEKCPVCNGDSHFKYSPFCEFCWNKIEAFSSHRIVRGKFYNDFWNYIVSLNSFGAYEGLLKEAIHCFKYGGIKRVGRELGKLLASIAPPKIDLLIPVPLHINKLRKREFNQSAILAKQCADAWKIPLSLTLLIKVKETKDQASLEARDRHSNVKNAYKVTGLMKEIKVGLVDDVVTTGATLMECAKTLKKAGIKEVHAITLARTI from the coding sequence ATGAAATTATCATTAAGGAGTCTCCTTTATGATTTAGTTTTTCATGAAAAATGTCCTGTTTGTAATGGAGATTCACATTTTAAATATTCCCCTTTTTGTGAGTTCTGCTGGAATAAAATAGAAGCTTTCAGTTCACACAGGATTGTTAGAGGAAAGTTTTATAATGATTTCTGGAACTATATAGTTTCATTAAATTCATTTGGAGCATATGAAGGATTACTTAAAGAAGCTATACACTGTTTTAAATACGGTGGAATCAAAAGAGTTGGCAGAGAACTTGGTAAATTACTTGCTTCAATTGCACCACCAAAAATTGACCTCTTAATTCCTGTTCCACTACATATAAATAAGCTTCGTAAAAGAGAGTTTAATCAATCAGCGATTCTTGCAAAACAGTGTGCAGATGCATGGAAAATTCCTTTATCACTTACGTTGCTTATTAAAGTTAAAGAGACAAAGGATCAGGCTTCACTGGAAGCAAGAGATAGACACAGTAATGTAAAAAATGCTTATAAGGTAACAGGCTTGATGAAAGAAATAAAAGTAGGGCTTGTGGATGATGTTGTAACAACTGGAGCAACTTTAATGGAATGTGCAAAAACATTAAAAAAAGCAGGAATAAAAGAAGTTCATGCCATAACACTGGCAAGAACAATTTAA